From the Hevea brasiliensis isolate MT/VB/25A 57/8 chromosome 15, ASM3005281v1, whole genome shotgun sequence genome, one window contains:
- the LOC110647928 gene encoding uncharacterized protein LOC110647928 isoform X2, which yields MVSKHRKKADGGSTSENFNRDTNLNINNKNAEGLELEGKGTGGGDPGYEELREQRIKENKERMKKLGIFDLSLKLKSQPRPTKKPTQNVSSQKKPQSTLTLSASPRRSSRLKTLTPVNYSEIFPQKKKGSAKGLEIRLQEGSKPEIYSEEDEKLLGDCQSTWTLFVDGYGKDGKRMYDQEKVESCHQCRQKTHGHHTHCSKCNTGQGQFCGDCLYMRYGENVIEVNENPNWICPVCRGICNCSICRKAKGWAPTGSLFRKVTRLGFKSVAHYLIQTRRSKIHSEYSDVENLQSEGKELPPANQGSQLATHYESLHADEHKNRYPDLEPDGNEVEMEEDKKQVFCSGSSKPVGMNDVFNDSDSDNSVYDVNEPKEDIENMGVDKTGDHDN from the exons ATGGTGTCCAAACACAGAAAGAAAGCTGATGGAGGCTCGACCAGCGAAAACTTCAACAGGGATACTAACTTAAACATTAACAATAAGAATGCTGAAGGTCTTGAACTTGAAGGGAAGGGAACTGGTGGTGGGGATCCAGGGTATGAGGAGTTGAGGGAgcagagaattaaagagaacaagGAGAGAATGAAAAAGTTGGGCATTTTCGATCTTTCTCTCAAGCTCAAGTCTCAACCTCGCCCAACCAAAAAACCTACTCAAAATGTTTCTTCTCAGAAGAAACCTCAAAGCACTTTGACCCTCTCTGCCTCCCCACGCCGCTCTTCTAG GTTGAAGACTCTGACTCCAGTTAACTATTCAGAAATATTTCCTCAAAAAAAGAAAGGGTCTGCTAAGGGTCTGGAGATTCGGCTACAAGAAGGTTCTAAGCCAGAGATATATTCAGAAGAAGATGAGAAGCTTTTGGGTGATTGTCAGTCGACGTGGACTTTGTTCGTGGATGGATATGGCAAGGATGGAAAGCGCATGTATGATCAGGAGAAGGTTGAATCATGCCATCAATGCAG GCAGAAAACTCATGGGCATCATACCCATTGCAGTAAATGCAACACAGGCCAAGGGCAATTTTGTGGGGATTGCTTATACATGAG GTATGGAGAGAATGTGATCGAAGTCAATGAGAATCCGAATTGGATTTGCCCTGTTTGTCGTGGAATTTGCAATTGCAGCATTTGCCGGAAGGCGAAAGGATGGGCACCAACTGGTTCTCTTTTTAGAAAG GTTACTAGGCTAGGCTTTAAGTCTGTGGCACATTATTTGATTCAAACCCGACGTTCTAAAATTCACTCGGAATATTCTGATGTTGAAAATCTGCAGTCTGAAGGGAAAGAACTGCCTCCTGCAAATCAAGGATCCCAGCTTGCCACCCATTATGAATCTCTACATGCAGATGAGCACAAAAATAGATACCCTGATCTTGAACCTGATGGCAATGaagttgagatggaagaagacaaAAAGCAAGTGTTCTGCTCTGGTAGTAGCAAACCTGTTGGTATGAATGATGTATTTAATGATAGCGACAGTGATAATTCTGTTTATGATGTTAATGAGCCCAAAGAGGATATAGAAAACATGGGGGTTGATAAAACTGGTGATCATGATAATTga
- the LOC110647928 gene encoding uncharacterized protein LOC110647928 isoform X3, whose protein sequence is MVSKHRKKADGGSTSENFNRDTNLNINNKNAEGLELEGKGTGGGDPGYEELREQRIKENKERMKKLGIFDLSLKLKSQPRPTKKPTQNVSSQKKPQSTLTLSASPRRSSRLKTLTPVNYSEIFPQKKKGSAKGLEIRLQEGSKPEIYSEEDEKLLGDCQSTWTLFVDGYGKDGKRMYDQEKVESCHQCRKDAFTKSARADHEGSYSMQKTHGHHTHCSKCNTGQGQFCGDCLYMRYGENVIEVNENPNWICPVCRGICNCSICRKAKGWAPTGSLFRKSEGKELPPANQGSQLATHYESLHADEHKNRYPDLEPDGNEVEMEEDKKQVFCSGSSKPVGMNDVFNDSDSDNSVYDVNEPKEDIENMGVDKTGDHDN, encoded by the exons ATGGTGTCCAAACACAGAAAGAAAGCTGATGGAGGCTCGACCAGCGAAAACTTCAACAGGGATACTAACTTAAACATTAACAATAAGAATGCTGAAGGTCTTGAACTTGAAGGGAAGGGAACTGGTGGTGGGGATCCAGGGTATGAGGAGTTGAGGGAgcagagaattaaagagaacaagGAGAGAATGAAAAAGTTGGGCATTTTCGATCTTTCTCTCAAGCTCAAGTCTCAACCTCGCCCAACCAAAAAACCTACTCAAAATGTTTCTTCTCAGAAGAAACCTCAAAGCACTTTGACCCTCTCTGCCTCCCCACGCCGCTCTTCTAG GTTGAAGACTCTGACTCCAGTTAACTATTCAGAAATATTTCCTCAAAAAAAGAAAGGGTCTGCTAAGGGTCTGGAGATTCGGCTACAAGAAGGTTCTAAGCCAGAGATATATTCAGAAGAAGATGAGAAGCTTTTGGGTGATTGTCAGTCGACGTGGACTTTGTTCGTGGATGGATATGGCAAGGATGGAAAGCGCATGTATGATCAGGAGAAGGTTGAATCATGCCATCAATGCAG AAAAGATGCCTTCACGAAGTCTGCAAGAGCTGATCATGAAGGGAGCTATTCTAT GCAGAAAACTCATGGGCATCATACCCATTGCAGTAAATGCAACACAGGCCAAGGGCAATTTTGTGGGGATTGCTTATACATGAG GTATGGAGAGAATGTGATCGAAGTCAATGAGAATCCGAATTGGATTTGCCCTGTTTGTCGTGGAATTTGCAATTGCAGCATTTGCCGGAAGGCGAAAGGATGGGCACCAACTGGTTCTCTTTTTAGAAAG TCTGAAGGGAAAGAACTGCCTCCTGCAAATCAAGGATCCCAGCTTGCCACCCATTATGAATCTCTACATGCAGATGAGCACAAAAATAGATACCCTGATCTTGAACCTGATGGCAATGaagttgagatggaagaagacaaAAAGCAAGTGTTCTGCTCTGGTAGTAGCAAACCTGTTGGTATGAATGATGTATTTAATGATAGCGACAGTGATAATTCTGTTTATGATGTTAATGAGCCCAAAGAGGATATAGAAAACATGGGGGTTGATAAAACTGGTGATCATGATAATTga
- the LOC110647928 gene encoding uncharacterized protein LOC110647928 isoform X1: MVSKHRKKADGGSTSENFNRDTNLNINNKNAEGLELEGKGTGGGDPGYEELREQRIKENKERMKKLGIFDLSLKLKSQPRPTKKPTQNVSSQKKPQSTLTLSASPRRSSRLKTLTPVNYSEIFPQKKKGSAKGLEIRLQEGSKPEIYSEEDEKLLGDCQSTWTLFVDGYGKDGKRMYDQEKVESCHQCRKDAFTKSARADHEGSYSMQKTHGHHTHCSKCNTGQGQFCGDCLYMRYGENVIEVNENPNWICPVCRGICNCSICRKAKGWAPTGSLFRKVTRLGFKSVAHYLIQTRRSKIHSEYSDVENLQSEGKELPPANQGSQLATHYESLHADEHKNRYPDLEPDGNEVEMEEDKKQVFCSGSSKPVGMNDVFNDSDSDNSVYDVNEPKEDIENMGVDKTGDHDN; the protein is encoded by the exons ATGGTGTCCAAACACAGAAAGAAAGCTGATGGAGGCTCGACCAGCGAAAACTTCAACAGGGATACTAACTTAAACATTAACAATAAGAATGCTGAAGGTCTTGAACTTGAAGGGAAGGGAACTGGTGGTGGGGATCCAGGGTATGAGGAGTTGAGGGAgcagagaattaaagagaacaagGAGAGAATGAAAAAGTTGGGCATTTTCGATCTTTCTCTCAAGCTCAAGTCTCAACCTCGCCCAACCAAAAAACCTACTCAAAATGTTTCTTCTCAGAAGAAACCTCAAAGCACTTTGACCCTCTCTGCCTCCCCACGCCGCTCTTCTAG GTTGAAGACTCTGACTCCAGTTAACTATTCAGAAATATTTCCTCAAAAAAAGAAAGGGTCTGCTAAGGGTCTGGAGATTCGGCTACAAGAAGGTTCTAAGCCAGAGATATATTCAGAAGAAGATGAGAAGCTTTTGGGTGATTGTCAGTCGACGTGGACTTTGTTCGTGGATGGATATGGCAAGGATGGAAAGCGCATGTATGATCAGGAGAAGGTTGAATCATGCCATCAATGCAG AAAAGATGCCTTCACGAAGTCTGCAAGAGCTGATCATGAAGGGAGCTATTCTAT GCAGAAAACTCATGGGCATCATACCCATTGCAGTAAATGCAACACAGGCCAAGGGCAATTTTGTGGGGATTGCTTATACATGAG GTATGGAGAGAATGTGATCGAAGTCAATGAGAATCCGAATTGGATTTGCCCTGTTTGTCGTGGAATTTGCAATTGCAGCATTTGCCGGAAGGCGAAAGGATGGGCACCAACTGGTTCTCTTTTTAGAAAG GTTACTAGGCTAGGCTTTAAGTCTGTGGCACATTATTTGATTCAAACCCGACGTTCTAAAATTCACTCGGAATATTCTGATGTTGAAAATCTGCAGTCTGAAGGGAAAGAACTGCCTCCTGCAAATCAAGGATCCCAGCTTGCCACCCATTATGAATCTCTACATGCAGATGAGCACAAAAATAGATACCCTGATCTTGAACCTGATGGCAATGaagttgagatggaagaagacaaAAAGCAAGTGTTCTGCTCTGGTAGTAGCAAACCTGTTGGTATGAATGATGTATTTAATGATAGCGACAGTGATAATTCTGTTTATGATGTTAATGAGCCCAAAGAGGATATAGAAAACATGGGGGTTGATAAAACTGGTGATCATGATAATTga